From Microbacterium sp. 10M-3C3:
CGCTTCCGCTCGTGCGCCCCGCAGCGTCCGACGGGGGCTCCTCCAGTCTGCAATCCCCGTCGCCGGACCTCCGGCACGGCACGCCGGGGACCGTGCGGCGTCACCGATCGAACAGGCTCGCGGTGGGCTTGGGGGAGGGTGTCGCATCCGCATCCGTGGCGGGCAGCGCACCGCGCACGAACTCGTCGATCTCCGCCCCCTGCGCGACCTTCGCCGGGTGGGGGCCGGCGGCCATGAGCCGCGGCAGCCACTCCGTCGGCAGCGGAGCGGCGGATGCGGCGATGACGAGGTTCCCGAACCGGCGGCCCTTGAGCACCTGCACCTCGGCGAGCACGATCACGTGCTCGAGCACGGCGCGGACGGTCGCGACCTGCCGCCGCGCGAACGCGAGCCCGGCGCCGTCGGCGACGTTCACCAGGAGCACGCCGTCGGGCGCGAGGAGACGCGCCGCCTCCCGGTAGAACTCCACGGTCGTCACGTGCGCCGGGGTCTGCGCGCCGGCGTAGACGTCGCTCACGAGCACGTCGACGGACCCCTCGAGCGCGTGCGGCAGGCGGCCGAGCACCGCGCGGGCGTCGCCGATGCGCGTGCGGATCGCAGCGCCGCGCGGCAGCGGGAACTGCCCGCGCACGAGGTCGACGAGCGCCTGCTCGAGCTCGATCACCTGCTGGCGGGAGCCCGGCCGCGTCGCCTCGATGTACCGCGGGATCGTGAGGGCGCCCGCGCCGAGGTGCACGGCGGTCAGCGGCTGTCCGGGCATCCGCAGCCGGTCGATGACCGCGCCCATGCGTGCGACGTACTCGAAGTGCAGGTGCGTCGGGTCTTCGGGGTCGACGTGCGATTGCGGCGTGCCGTCGACCACGAGCTCGTACCCGGTCGTGTACGGCGACGGCACGAGGCGTGCGAAGGAGCCGTCCGACAGGCGGGCCGAGGCGATCTCGGCGGGTTCGACGCGCGCTCGGGCCATGCGCTCCACGCTAGTGCGCCGGATGCGGCGGTCGGCCGCGGGCGAAACACGATCGATACACAGGTGCAACCGAGGGCCCGTGCGCGACCGTATACGGTCGGAGGATCGGATGAACCGGGATGCGGCACGACGTCGTGCGTCGGCGTCGGCCCTTTCCCCTCCCCCAAGGAAGGTCCACAGCACATGGCAACCACCCTCCAGCGACGCCTGCTCACAGGCGCCGCGGCCGTCGCGATCGGCGCGATCGCCCTGTCGGCGTGCTCGAGCCAGCGCGGCGGCGGCGGCGAGACCGCGTCGGGCGACGTCGACTCGACGTTCGTGTTCGGCGCATCGGGCGACCCGGCGAGCCTCGACCCCGCGTTCGCGAACGACGGCGAGTCGTTCCGCATCACTCGTCAGATGTTCGAGGGCCTCGTCGGCACCGAGCCCGGCACGGCCGACCCGGCCCCGCTCCTGGCCGAGAGCTGGGAGCAGTCCGAGGACGGCCTGTCGTACACGTTCGCGCTCAAGACGGGCGTGAAGTTCCACGACGGCACCGACTTCAACGCCGAGGCCGTCTGCTTCAACTTCGACCGGCAGAACAACTTCACCGGGATCGCGCAGAGCGAGAGCCTGTCCTACTACTGGGGCAAGATCATGCGCGGCTACGCCGACACCGGCACCTCCATCTACGGCGGCTGCACCCCCGACGGCGACGATAAGGTCACGATCACGCTGACCCAGCCCTTCGCGGGCTTCATCCCCGCGCTGTCGCTGCCCTCGTTCGCGATCCAGAGCCCGAAGGCCCTGCAGGACTACGACGCCGACAACGTCGGCGGCACGTCCGAGGCGCCGACCCTCAGCAAGTACGCGACGGCGCACCCGACCGGCACGGGTCCGTTCATGTTCGACTCGTGGGAGCCGGGCTCGGAGGCGACGCTGAAGGCCTTTCCCGACTACTGGGGCGAGCAGGGCCAGGTGCAGGAGATCATCTTCCGCACGATCGGCGACACCACGGCCCGCCGTCAGGCGCTCGAGTCCGGCTCGATCGACGGGTACGACCTCGTCGCCCCCGCCGACCTGGGTGCCCTCAAGGACGCGGGCTTCACGCTGACCAACCGCGACCCGTTCAACATCCTCTACCTCGGCATGAACCAGGCCGACCCGGCGCTCGCGGACATCCGCGTGCGCCAGGCCATCGCCCACGCGATCGACAAGCAGCAGCTCGTCACGCAGGTGCTGCCGGAGGGCACGGAGCTGGCCGACCAGTTCATGCCCGACGCGGTCATCGGCTTCAACGACGCCGTCACGACGTACGACTATGACGCCGAGAAGGCCAAGTCGCTGCTCGCGGAGGCCGGCTACACCGAGGCCAACCCGCTCACGCTGACGTTCAACTACCCCGTGAACATCTCGCGCCCGTACATGCCCAACCCGGAGCAGATCTTCACGAACCTGTCGTCGCAGCTCGAGGCCGTGGGCATCAAGGTCAACCCCGTCTCCAACGAGTGGGGCGAGTACCTCGACCTCATCCAGGGTGGCTCGGACCACGGCATCCACCTGCTCGGCTGGACCGGCGACTACAACGACCCCGACAACTTCGTCGGAACGTTCTTCGGCGCCCCGTCCAACGAGTGGGGCTTCGACAACGCCGAGCTGTTCTCGGCGCTGACCTCGGCCCGCGGCCTCGCGACCGAGGACGAGCAGGAGAGCGCTTACCAGGACATCAACGAGGAGATCGCGCAGTTCCTGCCGGGTGTTCCGCTGGCCAGCCCCGTGCCGACGCTCGCGTTCGACGCGCGGGTGACCTCGTACCCGGCGAGCCCCGTGCAGGACGAGGTCTACAACATGATCACGCTGTCCGAGTAATCGGATGCGGCGACCCGGGCTGCCGCGCGGCGCCCGGGTCGCCGCATCCGCCCATCGTCCTGCGTGGATCGGCGGCCTCGACCGTCCGGATAAGCACCGATTCACGCAAGACGCGGACCCACTGCTTCGGAGATCCCGTGCTACGCACCATCGGCAGGCGCCTGCTCCTGCTCATCCCGACCCTGTTCGGCCTGTCCGTGCTGCTGTTCCTGTGGGTGCGCGCCCTGCCCGGCGGCCCCGCGGTCGCGCTGCTCGGCGAGCGCGCGACCCCCGAGGCGGTCGCGCGCATCAACGAGCTGTACGGCTTCGACCAGCCGCTGTACGTCCAGTACTTCACGTGGCTCGGCCGACTCCTCCAGGGCGACTTCGGTTCGTCGATCCAGACGGGGCGCCCGGTGCTCGAGGAGTTCTTCCGCCGCTTCCCGGCGACGCTCGAGCTGTCGATCGGCGCCCTCATCGTCGCCGTGGGGATCGGCATCCCGCTCGGCTACTGGGCGGCGCGCCGGCACGGGAAGGCGTGGGATCACATCGCGGTCGTGCTCAGCCTCATCGGCATCACGATCCCGGTGTTCTTCCTCGCGTTCATCCTGAAGTACATCTTCGCGGTGCAGCTGGGCTGGCTCCCCTCCGACGGCCGCCAGAACCCGCGGATCGACGCGACCCACTACACGAACCTGTACGTGCTCGACGGCCTGCTCACGGGCGAGCTCGACGCGGCGTGGGACGCGTTCCTCCACCTCATCCTCCCGGCGCTCGCCCTCGGCACCATCCCGCTCGCGATCATCGTGCGCATCACGCGCGCGTCGGTGCTCGAGGTGCAGAACGCCGACTACGTCCGCACCGGCCGCGCCAAGGGCATCGGGCAGTCGACGCTGCGCAACCGCTTCATCCTGCGCAACGCGATGCTGCCGGTGGTCACGACCGTGGGCCTGCAGGCGGGCCTGCTGATCGCGGGCGCCGTCCTCACCGAGACGGTGTTCGCCTTCCCCGGCATCGGCCAGTTCCTCGCGCGGGCGATCTTCACGCGCGACTTCCCCGTGCTGCAGGGCTTCATCATCTTCATCGCGATCCTGTACGCCCTCATCAACCTGCTCGTCGACGTGTCGTACAGCGTCATCGACCCGAGAGTGAGAGTGCAATGAGCTCCGGCGTCCTCCCTCCCGCCCCGAGCGGCGGCCCCGTCGACGACAACGCGATCGTCGACAAGGGGCTCCTGGCCGCGGAGACACGCGGCGGCTTCTGGCGCGACGTGTTCCGCCGCATCCGGCGCAACCCGACCGCATGGATCGGCGCCGTCATCGTCGCCCTGTTCCTGCTGGTCGCGCTGCTGGCCCCCGTCCTCGCGCCGTACGGGGCGGAGGCGCTCCCGGGACAGCGCTACATCACGCCGACGCACATCCCCGGGCCCGGCGAGCTCGCGCAGTTCCCGCTCGGACTCGACCGCTTCGGCGGCGACGTGCTGTCGAAGCTCATCTGGGGCGCGCAGGCATCGCTGGTCATCGGCATCGTGTCAACCGCGTTCGGCCTCGCCGGCGGCATGCTCCTGGGCCTTCTCGCCGGCACCTTCGGCGGCTGGGTCGACATCCTCGTGATGCGCTTCGTCGACATCCTGCTCTCGGTGCCGAACCTGCTCCTGGCCGTGTCGATCGCGGCGATCCTCGGGCAGAGCCAGCTCGCGGTCATGATCGCGATCGGCGCGTCGCAGGTGCCGGTGTTCGCGCGGCTGCTGCGGGCCTCACTGCTGCAGCAGCGCAACGCCGACTACGTGCTGTCGGCGCAGACGCTCGGGCTGTCGCGCCGCACGATCACGATGACGCACGTGCTGCCCAACGCGATCGGACCGGTCATCGTGCAGGGGACGCTCACGCTCGCCACCGCCGTCATCGACGCCGCCGCGCTGTCGTTCCTCGGCCTCGGCGGCGGCCTGCCGCAGACGGCGGAGTGGGGGCGCATGCTCACATACGCGCAGGCGGAGCTCGCCATCGCGCCAGGGCTCGCGTTCCTCCCCGGCATCTGCATCGCCGTGACCGCGCTCGGCTTCACGCTGCTCGGCGAGGCGCTGCGCGAGGCGATGGACCCGCGCACGCGCGCCCGCTGACCCCGACCGCCGGGGTTGCGGCACCGCGCACCGCGCCGGCGGCCGCGCAGAGGCGGGCCGCGGGGCGTCAGCCGGCGATGCCGAGCTCGTTGCCGGGGATCGAGGCGAGGAGGCGCCGCGTGTACGGGTCGCGCGGGTTGGTGAAGATCTCCTCGCTGGATGCGGCCTCCACCAGGCGGCCGTCCTTCATGACGCACACGTAGTCGCTGATGAGGCGCACGACGGCGAGGTCGTGGGAGATGAAGAGGTAGCTGAGGCCGTACTCGCGCTGGAGGTCGCGCAGGAGAGTGAGCACCTGGTCCTGCACGAGCACGTCGAGGGCCGACACCGGCTCGTCGCACACGATGAGGTCGGGGGAGAGGGCGAGCGCCCGCGCGATCGCCACGCGCTGGCGCTGGCCGCCCGACAGCTCGGACGGGTACCGGCGCAGCATCGTCTGCGGCAGCGCGACGTCGTCGAGGAGCTTGCGCACGCGTGCCGAGCGCTCCTTCGCCGAGCCGCGCTTGTAGAACGCCAGCGGCTCCTCGACGATGCGCTCGATCGTGAACATGGGATTCAGGCTCGAATACGGGTCCTGGAAGATCGGCTGCACCTTCTGGCGGAACTCCCGCAGCGCCGCGCCCTTGAGCGTCGCGACGTCGTGACCCTCGAAGCGGATGCTGCCGCTCGTGGGCTCGACGACCTTCAGCAGCATGCGGGCCGTCGTGGTCTTGCCCGAGCCCGATTCGCCGACGATCGCGACCGTCTCGCCGCGCGGGATCTTCAGCGACACGTCGTCGACGGCGCGGAAGTCCTCGCCCTTGCCGCGGCGCGGGTAGACCTTCGTGAGGTTCTCGATGACGACGATGTCGTCGGGGGCGCCCGCCTCGCCCGCGACGGTCAGCGGCGAGCGGAACTCCTCCGGACGCAGCCGCACGGCCGCGACCGACGGTGCCGCCGCGACGAGCGACTGCGTGTACGGATGCTGCGGCGCGTCGAGGATCTGCCGCGCCGGCCCCTGCTCGACCACGCGTCCGCGGTGCATGACGATCACGCGCGACGCGCGCTCCGCCGCGAGACCCAGGTCGTGGGTGATGAGGAGCACGGCGGTGCCGATCTCGGTGGTCATGCGGTCGATCTGGTCGAGGATCGTCCGCTGGACCGTGACGTCGAGCGCGCTCGTGGGCTCGTCGGCGATGAGCAGGCGCGGCTTGCACGCGAGCCCGATCGCGATGAGCGCCCGCTGGCGCATGCCGCCGGAGAACTCGTGCGGGTACTGCTTCGCGCGGGCCGCCGCATCCGGGAGCCCCGCCGCTTCGAGGGTCTCGACGACCTTCCCCTGCACGTCGGCGCGTGTGGCCAGGCCGTGCGCGAGGAGCGTCTCGGCGACCTGCGTGCCGATCTTCGCGACGGGGTTCAGGTTCGACATCGGATCCTGCGGCACGAGGCCGATCTGGCGCCCCCGCACCTCGCGCATGCGCGCTTCGGAGAAGCCCGTGAGGTCTTCGCCGTCGAGCAGGATGCTGCCGCGGGCCACGGGGCCGCCCGAGGCGAGCAGGCCGATGATGGCCATCGCGGTGGTGGACTTGCCCGAGCCGGACTCGCCGACGATCGCGACGGTCTCGCCGGGGGCGATGTCGAGGTCGACGCCGTCGACGGCGCGCACGGGTCCGTCGATCGTGGCGAAGTCGACCGCGAGGTCGCGGACCGACAGCAGGGGAGCGGGACCGACGGCAGCGGGGGTCATCCGTCCATCCTGCCCCGCCGGGCGGCGCCGCCGCATCCGGCTGTGCACATCTTCACGCATCCGTAACGCCCGCCGGCGTCGGTAGCGTGGGCGCATGCGCACGATCGACCTCAACGCCGACCTCGGCGAGACGGTGGACGGGGTGCCCACGGCCGACGACGAGGCCATGTTCGCGGTGATCTCGAGCGCGAATGTCGCGTGCGGCGGGCACGCGGGCGACGCCGCGTCGATGCGCGAGGCCGTCGAGCGGGCCGAGCGGCACGGCGTGGCGATCGGCGCGCATCCGTCGTACGCCGACCGCGCGAACGTCGGCCGCGTGCGGCACGATCCGCCGCCCGCGCAGCTGCGCGCGAGCGTGCGCGGTCAGCTGGAGGCGCTGCGGGCGGCCGGTGC
This genomic window contains:
- a CDS encoding ABC transporter ATP-binding protein; this encodes MTPAAVGPAPLLSVRDLAVDFATIDGPVRAVDGVDLDIAPGETVAIVGESGSGKSTTAMAIIGLLASGGPVARGSILLDGEDLTGFSEARMREVRGRQIGLVPQDPMSNLNPVAKIGTQVAETLLAHGLATRADVQGKVVETLEAAGLPDAAARAKQYPHEFSGGMRQRALIAIGLACKPRLLIADEPTSALDVTVQRTILDQIDRMTTEIGTAVLLITHDLGLAAERASRVIVMHRGRVVEQGPARQILDAPQHPYTQSLVAAAPSVAAVRLRPEEFRSPLTVAGEAGAPDDIVVIENLTKVYPRRGKGEDFRAVDDVSLKIPRGETVAIVGESGSGKTTTARMLLKVVEPTSGSIRFEGHDVATLKGAALREFRQKVQPIFQDPYSSLNPMFTIERIVEEPLAFYKRGSAKERSARVRKLLDDVALPQTMLRRYPSELSGGQRQRVAIARALALSPDLIVCDEPVSALDVLVQDQVLTLLRDLQREYGLSYLFISHDLAVVRLISDYVCVMKDGRLVEAASSEEIFTNPRDPYTRRLLASIPGNELGIAG
- a CDS encoding fused MFS/spermidine synthase; this encodes MARARVEPAEIASARLSDGSFARLVPSPYTTGYELVVDGTPQSHVDPEDPTHLHFEYVARMGAVIDRLRMPGQPLTAVHLGAGALTIPRYIEATRPGSRQQVIELEQALVDLVRGQFPLPRGAAIRTRIGDARAVLGRLPHALEGSVDVLVSDVYAGAQTPAHVTTVEFYREAARLLAPDGVLLVNVADGAGLAFARRQVATVRAVLEHVIVLAEVQVLKGRRFGNLVIAASAAPLPTEWLPRLMAAGPHPAKVAQGAEIDEFVRGALPATDADATPSPKPTASLFDR
- a CDS encoding ABC transporter substrate-binding protein gives rise to the protein MATTLQRRLLTGAAAVAIGAIALSACSSQRGGGGETASGDVDSTFVFGASGDPASLDPAFANDGESFRITRQMFEGLVGTEPGTADPAPLLAESWEQSEDGLSYTFALKTGVKFHDGTDFNAEAVCFNFDRQNNFTGIAQSESLSYYWGKIMRGYADTGTSIYGGCTPDGDDKVTITLTQPFAGFIPALSLPSFAIQSPKALQDYDADNVGGTSEAPTLSKYATAHPTGTGPFMFDSWEPGSEATLKAFPDYWGEQGQVQEIIFRTIGDTTARRQALESGSIDGYDLVAPADLGALKDAGFTLTNRDPFNILYLGMNQADPALADIRVRQAIAHAIDKQQLVTQVLPEGTELADQFMPDAVIGFNDAVTTYDYDAEKAKSLLAEAGYTEANPLTLTFNYPVNISRPYMPNPEQIFTNLSSQLEAVGIKVNPVSNEWGEYLDLIQGGSDHGIHLLGWTGDYNDPDNFVGTFFGAPSNEWGFDNAELFSALTSARGLATEDEQESAYQDINEEIAQFLPGVPLASPVPTLAFDARVTSYPASPVQDEVYNMITLSE
- a CDS encoding ABC transporter permease, whose amino-acid sequence is MSSGVLPPAPSGGPVDDNAIVDKGLLAAETRGGFWRDVFRRIRRNPTAWIGAVIVALFLLVALLAPVLAPYGAEALPGQRYITPTHIPGPGELAQFPLGLDRFGGDVLSKLIWGAQASLVIGIVSTAFGLAGGMLLGLLAGTFGGWVDILVMRFVDILLSVPNLLLAVSIAAILGQSQLAVMIAIGASQVPVFARLLRASLLQQRNADYVLSAQTLGLSRRTITMTHVLPNAIGPVIVQGTLTLATAVIDAAALSFLGLGGGLPQTAEWGRMLTYAQAELAIAPGLAFLPGICIAVTALGFTLLGEALREAMDPRTRAR
- a CDS encoding ABC transporter permease; its protein translation is MLRTIGRRLLLLIPTLFGLSVLLFLWVRALPGGPAVALLGERATPEAVARINELYGFDQPLYVQYFTWLGRLLQGDFGSSIQTGRPVLEEFFRRFPATLELSIGALIVAVGIGIPLGYWAARRHGKAWDHIAVVLSLIGITIPVFFLAFILKYIFAVQLGWLPSDGRQNPRIDATHYTNLYVLDGLLTGELDAAWDAFLHLILPALALGTIPLAIIVRITRASVLEVQNADYVRTGRAKGIGQSTLRNRFILRNAMLPVVTTVGLQAGLLIAGAVLTETVFAFPGIGQFLARAIFTRDFPVLQGFIIFIAILYALINLLVDVSYSVIDPRVRVQ